In one window of Methanoculleus chikugoensis DNA:
- a CDS encoding type II toxin-antitoxin system HicA family toxin, producing the protein MPRRPVVSGFEVIKFLESLGYTYLRQTGSHVRMVIQKGDNTFYVVVPLHNELKVGTFYSILDEVSKATEIPRNELIEAIR; encoded by the coding sequence ATGCCAAGGCGACCAGTTGTTAGTGGATTTGAAGTTATTAAATTCCTCGAATCTCTCGGCTACACATACCTCCGGCAAACAGGAAGTCATGTCCGGATGGTTATCCAGAAAGGCGATAACACGTTTTATGTTGTCGTACCTCTGCACAACGAGCTAAAAGTTGGAACATTCTATTCAATACTCGACGAAGTTTCAAAAGCAACTGAGATTCCCCGGAATGAGTTGATCGAAGCAATAAGGTAA
- a CDS encoding flagellar protein FlaF — MSAGPLVASGVGILLLVVTAYVLIGGTLTTTEVMVEAQSNLAAHQEVRMRTAIAIQNTTLDGTTLDVEVKNTGSEPVIEIASIDVYLQIEGEPIYIPHGTDTYHWNKVNITPDGIHPEELDPGETLILSVTCTENATPTWVQVVTPNGVSSSAYIPTQP, encoded by the coding sequence ATGAGTGCGGGACCTCTCGTCGCATCCGGAGTCGGCATCCTCCTCCTGGTCGTCACCGCCTACGTCCTGATCGGCGGCACCCTCACCACCACCGAAGTGATGGTCGAAGCGCAGAGCAACCTCGCCGCTCACCAGGAGGTCCGGATGCGGACGGCGATCGCGATCCAGAACACGACCCTCGACGGCACGACCCTCGACGTCGAGGTGAAGAACACCGGGAGCGAACCTGTCATTGAGATCGCGTCCATCGACGTCTACCTCCAGATCGAGGGCGAACCGATCTACATCCCCCACGGCACCGACACCTACCACTGGAACAAGGTGAACATAACTCCCGACGGGATACACCCGGAAGAGCTCGATCCCGGCGAGACCCTCATCCTCTCCGTCACCTGCACGGAGAACGCCACCCCAACCTGGGTTCAGGTCGTCACCCCGAACGGAGTCTCCAGTTCAGCGTACATACCAACCCAACCATAG
- a CDS encoding archaellin/type IV pilin N-terminal domain-containing protein — MRNEDAFTGLEAAIVLIAFIVVAAVFSYVVLGAGFFTTQKSQEVVHTGVAQASSNMEVSGPVVIAGNDTNKVANITFYLQLAAGGSPIDMNKTTYVVSTKTNQQTYTSSNVTTEWYIDGVNATEGANNLLEKFEFVKVTINGTTQKPLPAIGVNDKFIVEIRPDQGAAYPLERNAPPSLEDGHYYEVY; from the coding sequence ATGAGAAACGAAGACGCATTCACCGGCCTTGAGGCCGCGATCGTCCTGATCGCCTTCATCGTCGTGGCCGCAGTCTTCTCGTACGTGGTGCTCGGCGCCGGTTTCTTCACGACACAGAAGAGCCAGGAGGTCGTCCACACCGGTGTGGCTCAGGCGAGCTCGAACATGGAAGTGTCGGGGCCCGTCGTCATAGCGGGAAATGACACCAACAAGGTAGCGAATATTACCTTCTATCTTCAGCTGGCGGCCGGCGGGTCACCGATCGACATGAACAAAACGACCTACGTCGTCTCGACTAAGACGAACCAGCAGACCTACACGAGCAGCAATGTCACCACAGAATGGTATATTGACGGCGTAAATGCTACAGAGGGCGCGAATAACCTCCTCGAGAAGTTCGAGTTCGTGAAGGTGACCATTAATGGTACCACTCAGAAGCCCCTACCAGCAATTGGCGTGAACGACAAGTTCATCGTCGAGATCCGGCCCGACCAGGGTGCGGCATACCCGCTTGAGCGGAACGCCCCGCCGAGCCTTGAGGATGGTCATTACTACGAGGTCTACTGA
- a CDS encoding ATPase domain-containing protein: MALSDANSSILDTPDKTILSTGNTELDKKIADGLPLQSLTLIEGENDTGKSVLTQQIVWGALKQGFNVDLFSTENTSKSFITQMESMSLDISNYFAWGYLRVFPMHVVGFEWTKEKMQGTLERMIAYMEQSKAQVIVIDSLTLFTEYAKQDTVLTFFTNCKNLVDHGKTILVTLHTYAFVEDSLVRIRSICDAHLFMKKALVGGKYVMMLEVVKVRGARKTTGNIISFEVHPGYGIKIIPVSVAKV, translated from the coding sequence ATGGCACTGAGCGACGCAAACAGCAGTATCCTCGACACACCCGACAAGACGATCCTCTCGACCGGAAACACCGAACTCGACAAGAAGATCGCCGATGGTCTCCCGCTCCAATCCCTCACCCTCATCGAGGGAGAGAACGACACCGGAAAGAGCGTGCTCACCCAGCAGATCGTCTGGGGAGCCCTGAAACAGGGGTTCAACGTCGACCTCTTCTCGACCGAGAACACGAGCAAGAGTTTCATCACCCAGATGGAGTCGATGAGCCTTGATATCTCCAACTACTTCGCCTGGGGCTACCTCCGGGTCTTCCCCATGCACGTCGTCGGGTTCGAGTGGACGAAGGAGAAGATGCAGGGGACGCTCGAGCGGATGATCGCCTACATGGAGCAGAGCAAGGCGCAGGTGATCGTCATCGACTCGCTCACCCTCTTCACCGAGTACGCCAAGCAGGACACAGTTCTTACGTTCTTCACGAACTGCAAGAACCTCGTCGACCACGGCAAGACCATCCTCGTAACCCTCCACACCTACGCCTTCGTGGAGGACTCGCTCGTCCGGATCCGCTCGATCTGCGACGCTCACCTCTTCATGAAGAAGGCGCTCGTCGGGGGCAAATACGTCATGATGCTCGAGGTCGTCAAGGTCCGCGGCGCACGAAAGACCACGGGCAACATCATCAGTTTCGAGGTTCACCCCGGGTACGGCATCAAGATCATCCCTGTCTCCGTCGCGAAGGTGTAG
- a CDS encoding bifunctional fructose-bisphosphatase/inositol-phosphate phosphatase, whose product MEFIRACDDVAGAVRDAVAGMAGTPEAGAYVRMGADGTPTKKIDQVAEDLIVDYFTCHPFCRRLISEELGCAEMDGESGTIFLDPVDGTYNAVVGIPFYALSIAYAKDGVVQAGYVQNLATGETFCAVRGRGACLDGRPIRVSEVSLLEESAMSVYGRKFDPTRVQMIGRKIRRWRLLGASALELCYVGCGRIDGFIDVRGTLRVTDAAAGMLICEEAGGTVSDLEGNALVFPEEVSVGRSLVATNSTLHNKVIEYLR is encoded by the coding sequence ATGGAGTTTATCCGGGCATGTGATGACGTGGCGGGGGCTGTCCGTGATGCCGTGGCCGGCATGGCCGGAACGCCTGAGGCAGGGGCGTACGTCAGGATGGGCGCGGACGGCACGCCCACCAAGAAGATCGACCAGGTCGCAGAGGATCTCATCGTGGACTACTTCACGTGCCACCCCTTCTGCCGGCGCCTGATCAGCGAAGAACTCGGGTGCGCCGAGATGGACGGGGAGAGCGGCACCATCTTCCTCGACCCGGTTGACGGCACCTACAACGCCGTGGTCGGGATCCCGTTCTACGCCCTCTCCATCGCGTATGCAAAGGATGGGGTCGTGCAGGCGGGCTATGTCCAGAACCTCGCCACCGGCGAGACGTTCTGCGCCGTCCGGGGACGGGGCGCCTGTCTCGACGGGCGGCCTATCCGCGTCTCGGAGGTATCGCTCCTCGAAGAGAGCGCCATGAGCGTCTACGGCCGGAAGTTCGACCCGACGCGTGTCCAGATGATCGGCCGGAAGATCCGGCGGTGGCGCCTCCTCGGTGCATCGGCGCTCGAGCTCTGCTACGTCGGGTGCGGCCGTATCGACGGCTTCATCGACGTGCGGGGGACGCTCCGGGTCACCGATGCGGCGGCGGGGATGCTGATCTGCGAGGAGGCCGGGGGGACGGTCTCCGATCTCGAAGGGAATGCCCTTGTCTTCCCTGAAGAGGTCTCCGTCGGGCGCAGTCTCGTCGCCACGAACAGCACCCTGCACAACAAAGTTATTGAGTACCTGAGGTGA
- a CDS encoding FlaD/FlaE family flagellar protein produces MVGVDQAQIDKILSGASSEDPEARLDTLEKELDFVKTSIKRLLIDLRERMNELDNPFTSAAASYTGNRLAQSYDAGDDEQPDDEMPELDAMPASLGDPATTAIEGLGGGELFPTDLGAAGFPEARTAAFPQAKPTGKLKLQKVHRLFEWVHRGCSRYGHEHMAIMIDAYRSMGYITEEVSDQIGEIMRMAPETRRDVQEIGPNEFVSELYILNRILDPDDATLDRDMIEVLMLSRRDAEEPDGGKTPSKERNAGDTWIELLDRI; encoded by the coding sequence ATGGTGGGGGTAGACCAGGCTCAAATCGATAAAATACTCTCCGGTGCGTCCTCGGAGGACCCGGAGGCCCGTCTCGACACCCTCGAGAAGGAGCTGGACTTCGTCAAGACGTCGATCAAGCGGCTGCTCATCGACCTCCGGGAGCGGATGAACGAACTGGACAACCCGTTCACCAGTGCCGCCGCATCCTACACAGGGAACCGGCTCGCGCAATCCTATGACGCCGGGGACGATGAGCAGCCGGACGACGAGATGCCCGAACTGGACGCGATGCCCGCCAGTCTCGGCGATCCGGCGACCACCGCAATAGAGGGGCTTGGCGGCGGCGAACTCTTCCCGACCGATCTCGGGGCGGCCGGCTTCCCGGAAGCCCGCACTGCGGCTTTCCCGCAGGCGAAACCCACGGGAAAACTCAAACTCCAGAAGGTTCACCGGCTCTTCGAGTGGGTTCACCGGGGATGCTCCCGGTACGGGCACGAGCACATGGCAATCATGATCGACGCCTACCGGTCGATGGGTTACATCACCGAAGAGGTCTCCGACCAGATCGGAGAGATCATGCGGATGGCCCCCGAAACCCGCAGAGACGTGCAGGAGATCGGCCCGAACGAGTTCGTCTCGGAACTCTACATCTTAAACCGCATCCTCGACCCCGACGACGCGACGCTCGACCGGGATATGATCGAGGTGCTGATGCTCTCCCGGCGCGATGCGGAAGAACCCGACGGCGGAAAAACGCCCTCAAAGGAACGGAACGCCGGCGATACCTGGATCGAGTTGCTGGATAGGATATGA
- a CDS encoding flagellin: MSSETFTTAMFLIAAIISAGVLINAVFPVIYTLSSSISSSSHNVDERLSTDVKIVTTYASSTGHTARIWLKNIGVGRVADNDIQRADVFLGGKGDFIRLTRAATLAEGTWKYEILEDANNYWDPGETLYIEAMTTKIPGKGEIVYFQFVLPSGLTRSTTFTASD, from the coding sequence ATGTCGAGCGAAACCTTCACCACAGCGATGTTCCTTATCGCCGCCATCATATCGGCCGGCGTCCTCATTAACGCAGTATTTCCAGTAATCTACACCCTATCAAGCTCGATCTCGTCGTCCTCCCACAACGTGGACGAACGACTGAGTACGGACGTGAAGATCGTCACGACCTACGCCAGCAGCACCGGCCACACGGCCAGGATCTGGCTGAAGAACATCGGTGTCGGGAGAGTCGCCGATAACGACATACAGAGAGCCGACGTCTTCCTCGGCGGCAAAGGAGACTTCATCCGGTTAACGCGAGCGGCGACACTTGCCGAAGGGACCTGGAAGTACGAGATCCTCGAAGACGCCAACAACTACTGGGACCCCGGCGAGACCCTCTACATCGAGGCGATGACCACAAAGATTCCCGGTAAGGGGGAGATAGTCTACTTCCAGTTCGTCCTCCCCTCGGGGCTCACCCGGTCGACCACCTTCACCGCGAGTGATTGA
- a CDS encoding NAD(+)/NADH kinase has translation MKIVLVSRIDEADALCYTASLARELEDLGHDVTFEKGTAEHLGEEGVPFEEIGGDLVVVVGGDGSVLLTVHQMKKQVPVLGINWGEVGFLADLEPDEAGAFFATHTDGFRVESRMRVSLSVNGQLLGDALNEGLVVTDRPAKMLRFGVYADGTPAERFRADGLLVSTPTGSTAYAMSAGGPIVDPQIEGFLLVPLAPYMLSSRPHLISTQRTLEITLETEKPAHLVIDGQSTFELAKESTLTVKKSDQPALFVHTGKPFFEKVNHKLRNL, from the coding sequence ATGAAGATTGTCCTTGTATCGCGTATCGATGAGGCGGATGCGCTCTGCTACACCGCGTCGCTCGCCCGGGAACTCGAAGACCTGGGGCACGACGTTACGTTCGAGAAAGGCACGGCGGAACACCTCGGAGAAGAGGGCGTTCCGTTCGAGGAGATCGGCGGCGACCTGGTCGTGGTCGTCGGCGGTGACGGATCGGTTCTCCTCACCGTCCACCAGATGAAGAAGCAGGTTCCGGTTCTCGGGATCAACTGGGGCGAGGTAGGATTCCTCGCGGACCTGGAACCCGACGAAGCAGGAGCGTTCTTCGCCACCCACACGGATGGGTTCCGTGTCGAGAGCCGGATGCGGGTCAGCCTCTCCGTCAACGGGCAACTGCTCGGCGACGCCCTCAACGAGGGGCTCGTCGTCACCGACCGTCCGGCGAAGATGCTCAGGTTCGGCGTCTACGCCGACGGAACGCCCGCGGAGCGGTTCCGGGCCGACGGTCTGCTCGTATCGACCCCGACCGGTTCGACCGCCTACGCCATGAGCGCGGGAGGGCCGATCGTCGACCCGCAGATAGAGGGGTTCCTCCTCGTGCCGCTCGCGCCGTATATGCTCTCGTCCCGCCCCCATCTCATCAGCACCCAGAGGACGCTTGAGATAACCCTCGAGACCGAGAAACCGGCGCATCTTGTCATCGACGGGCAGAGCACGTTCGAGCTCGCAAAAGAGTCAACGCTCACGGTCAAAAAGTCGGATCAGCCTGCGCTCTTCGTCCATACGGGCAAGCCCTTCTTCGAGAAGGTGAACCATAAATTGCGCAATCTCTGA
- a CDS encoding type II/IV secretion system ATPase subunit, with the protein MASALEATVTLPFEPEFIDEGNDCYNNVESCALYRMLPANARDYVKASPHLLEYLHILPVNTVGIPLFLSELKKDLKSMENPNIIYPVNETTFIHIFPDPNDVRNWYIPIEPSFLHSVKEILPVIEERLIDMIDALDEEPVTEQARIGVLKGFIQQLVYIKRPGEEIDESLLAGGTAKDLTTRIKTFLTSEIGAPKQSRTAGHQELADGRIILTQQEYRALEYMIVRDKIEMGTLKPFLSDKYIEDITCDGVGPIFIEHKIFKGLKSVIGFRDSQELDAFVIKLAERIKQPLTYRNPIVDSTLPDGSRINIVYGTEISKHGSNFTIRKVNEVPLSILQVIESGACNYMMAAYLWICLEYGMSMFVSGETASGKTTTLNALTTFLPPENKIVTIEDTPELTVPHRNWTREVAKAKGKGEGEGSEVTMFDLLKAALRQRPNQILVGEIRGVEGSVAFSAMQTGHPVMSTFHAASVEKLIQRLCGDPINIPKTYVDNLNLVIIQSAVKLPQGGTVRRMLSVNELVGYDPETQGFSFMAAFVWDPATDTFTFTGKGSSYLLENKIATMLGIPENRRAEIYDEVDKRAKILERLHKAGYTQFWDLFHMTTKIKKQGLLNIEV; encoded by the coding sequence ATGGCGTCGGCGCTGGAAGCAACGGTCACCCTCCCCTTCGAGCCGGAGTTCATCGACGAGGGAAACGACTGCTACAACAACGTGGAGTCCTGCGCGCTCTACAGGATGCTCCCGGCAAATGCACGCGATTACGTCAAGGCAAGCCCTCACCTCCTCGAGTACCTCCACATCCTGCCGGTCAACACCGTCGGCATCCCGCTCTTCCTCTCGGAGTTGAAGAAGGATCTGAAATCGATGGAGAACCCGAACATCATCTACCCGGTGAACGAGACGACGTTCATCCATATCTTCCCCGACCCAAACGACGTCCGGAACTGGTACATCCCGATCGAACCTTCGTTTCTCCACTCCGTCAAAGAGATCCTCCCGGTGATCGAAGAGAGACTGATCGATATGATCGACGCCCTCGACGAAGAACCGGTGACCGAGCAGGCACGGATCGGGGTGCTGAAGGGCTTCATCCAGCAACTCGTCTACATCAAGCGGCCGGGCGAGGAGATCGACGAGTCGCTGCTTGCCGGCGGGACGGCAAAGGATCTCACGACCCGGATAAAAACCTTCCTCACCTCGGAGATCGGGGCGCCGAAGCAATCCCGGACGGCGGGACATCAGGAACTTGCCGACGGGCGGATCATCCTCACGCAACAGGAGTACAGGGCGCTCGAGTACATGATCGTCCGCGACAAGATCGAGATGGGGACACTCAAGCCGTTTCTCTCCGACAAGTACATCGAGGATATCACCTGTGACGGCGTCGGGCCGATCTTCATCGAGCACAAGATCTTCAAAGGCCTAAAGTCGGTCATCGGGTTCCGGGACTCGCAGGAACTCGATGCCTTCGTCATCAAACTCGCCGAGCGGATCAAACAGCCGTTGACCTACCGGAACCCTATCGTGGATTCGACCCTCCCCGACGGCTCGCGTATCAACATCGTCTACGGAACCGAGATCAGCAAGCACGGAAGCAACTTCACCATCCGTAAGGTGAACGAGGTGCCCCTGAGCATCCTGCAGGTGATCGAGAGCGGGGCGTGCAACTACATGATGGCCGCCTACCTCTGGATCTGCCTCGAGTACGGGATGTCGATGTTCGTCTCCGGCGAGACCGCAAGCGGCAAGACGACCACCCTGAACGCCCTCACGACCTTCCTCCCGCCCGAGAACAAGATCGTCACCATCGAGGATACCCCCGAACTGACCGTCCCCCACAGGAACTGGACACGTGAGGTCGCGAAGGCCAAAGGAAAAGGCGAAGGAGAAGGTTCGGAGGTCACGATGTTCGATCTCCTCAAAGCTGCACTGCGTCAGCGTCCGAACCAGATCCTGGTCGGTGAGATCCGTGGTGTGGAGGGGTCCGTCGCATTCTCCGCAATGCAGACCGGCCACCCCGTGATGAGCACCTTCCACGCAGCGTCGGTCGAAAAACTGATCCAGCGTCTCTGCGGCGACCCGATCAACATCCCGAAGACCTACGTCGACAACCTCAACCTGGTCATCATCCAGAGCGCGGTGAAACTCCCGCAGGGCGGAACCGTGCGCCGGATGCTCAGCGTCAACGAACTCGTGGGCTACGACCCCGAGACGCAGGGGTTCTCCTTCATGGCGGCGTTCGTCTGGGATCCCGCCACCGACACCTTCACCTTCACCGGGAAAGGAAGCAGCTACCTGCTTGAGAATAAGATCGCAACGATGCTCGGCATCCCCGAGAACCGGCGGGCCGAGATCTACGATGAGGTCGATAAACGCGCCAAAATTCTTGAGCGGCTTCACAAGGCCGGGTACACCCAGTTCTGGGACCTCTTCCACATGACCACGAAGATCAAGAAACAGGGGCTGCTCAACATCGAGGTGTAG
- a CDS encoding type II toxin-antitoxin system HicB family antitoxin, protein MFVKFKIFYYDGGWTARATDHGIITQGETLGELIDNIIEATELYFEGEIGQGEQITITVTTEPVPDFILELDQADAEPLTQQFECQFTVDRNAKATSC, encoded by the coding sequence ATGTTCGTCAAATTCAAGATATTCTATTACGATGGAGGCTGGACTGCTCGTGCTACAGATCACGGTATCATCACCCAGGGAGAAACTCTTGGCGAACTTATCGATAATATCATAGAGGCAACAGAACTCTATTTCGAAGGCGAGATCGGACAGGGAGAACAGATCACAATCACCGTTACGACCGAACCTGTGCCCGACTTCATCCTTGAACTCGACCAGGCCGACGCCGAACCACTTACACAACAGTTTGAATGCCAATTCACAGTCGATCGCAATGCCAAGGCGACCAGTTGTTAG
- a CDS encoding DUF169 domain-containing protein, which produces MEDQMRMEIPYAEIAETLKTALNLRGSPVAVKLAKNPDGIPEGVGPIEETVRHCQMISRARLGGEIFYATADKHVCMGGAWALGLKELTPSLRTGEFYYKLGKFESWAACMRTIQQVPHVPELETYATVYAPLEKTPFDPHVVVVVAEPRGMLKLAQTTLYLLGGRIGSTMSGIQSVCADATALPYLSGKINYSLGCDGSRRFSGIEDNELVMGIPAEFLPEFARALPVVTAAPGSVK; this is translated from the coding sequence ATGGAAGACCAGATGCGCATGGAGATCCCCTACGCGGAGATCGCAGAGACGCTCAAGACTGCCCTCAACCTTCGGGGCTCACCGGTCGCGGTGAAACTCGCAAAGAATCCCGACGGCATCCCCGAAGGGGTCGGGCCGATCGAGGAGACGGTTCGTCATTGCCAGATGATCAGCAGGGCGCGGTTGGGCGGCGAGATCTTCTACGCGACCGCCGACAAACACGTCTGCATGGGGGGCGCCTGGGCGCTCGGGCTGAAGGAACTCACGCCGAGCCTTCGCACGGGAGAGTTCTACTATAAACTCGGCAAGTTCGAGAGCTGGGCCGCCTGCATGCGGACGATCCAGCAGGTGCCGCACGTCCCGGAACTCGAGACCTACGCGACCGTCTACGCGCCGCTTGAGAAGACGCCGTTCGACCCGCATGTCGTCGTCGTCGTCGCCGAGCCCCGGGGGATGCTGAAACTCGCGCAGACGACGCTCTATCTGCTTGGAGGGCGGATCGGGTCCACGATGTCGGGGATCCAGTCGGTCTGTGCGGATGCGACCGCGCTGCCCTATCTCTCCGGTAAGATCAACTACTCGCTCGGGTGCGACGGTTCGCGCCGGTTCTCGGGGATCGAGGACAACGAACTCGTCATGGGCATTCCTGCCGAGTTCCTTCCCGAGTTTGCCCGGGCGCTTCCGGTCGTCACCGCCGCACCCGGGTCGGTGAAGTAA
- a CDS encoding translation initiation factor IF-5A, whose product MKEQTEVGKLKEGRYVVVDDEPCRIVAIAISKPGKHGAAKSRIDCIGIFDGVKRSIVQPVSAKTYVPVVERKMAQVISIAGTTVQLMDVKDFEMFELNLTEEQVAGLEPGKEIPYISSLGKKKLE is encoded by the coding sequence ATGAAGGAACAGACAGAAGTTGGGAAACTGAAAGAGGGACGCTACGTCGTTGTAGATGATGAGCCTTGCAGGATTGTCGCCATCGCCATCTCCAAGCCGGGAAAGCACGGAGCGGCGAAGTCTCGAATCGACTGTATCGGCATCTTCGACGGCGTCAAGCGCTCGATCGTCCAGCCGGTCTCGGCAAAGACCTACGTGCCCGTAGTGGAGCGGAAGATGGCGCAGGTCATCTCGATCGCCGGCACGACCGTCCAACTCATGGACGTCAAGGACTTCGAGATGTTCGAGCTCAATCTGACCGAGGAGCAGGTCGCCGGCCTTGAGCCGGGTAAGGAGATCCCGTATATCTCATCCCTGGGCAAGAAGAAACTTGAGTGA
- a CDS encoding amino acid-binding protein gives MKLEMRDRPGQLVAALQPISAVGGNIIAVIHQREAPAATEALDVQIVLELPEGRLSRLLELLREQGVNVVRIDEERLLYECTLIMIGHLMHTDLSDTVGRIDTTGSAEVTELSLVMPAISSPSSARITIRSTTRTEMKKAIRILRSVAEQKNLLIIEPLEDA, from the coding sequence ATGAAGCTCGAGATGAGGGACCGACCCGGACAACTGGTTGCAGCCCTCCAGCCGATCTCGGCCGTCGGGGGAAATATCATCGCGGTTATCCACCAGAGGGAGGCCCCGGCGGCTACGGAGGCGCTGGACGTCCAGATCGTGCTGGAACTCCCCGAGGGGCGTCTTTCGAGGCTCCTTGAACTGCTCCGCGAGCAGGGCGTCAACGTCGTGCGTATCGACGAGGAACGGCTCCTCTATGAATGCACGCTGATCATGATCGGGCACCTGATGCACACGGATCTCTCCGACACGGTCGGCCGGATCGACACGACCGGCTCGGCCGAGGTGACGGAGCTCTCTCTCGTCATGCCGGCGATCAGTTCCCCGTCTTCGGCCCGCATCACCATCCGTTCGACCACCCGGACGGAGATGAAGAAAGCGATCCGGATCCTGCGCAGCGTTGCGGAGCAGAAGAACCTCCTCATCATCGAGCCCCTGGAGGATGCATGA
- the speB gene encoding agmatinase gives MHELAHLHFADADASYEDARYAIFGVPYDGTTSFRPGTRFGPRAIREVSFNFESYDPATGIDFFEVPVTDLGDLAVSRLPEEVAGEVADVTADIVRDGKVPVMLGGEHTATVGAVRAVRPDVYVVCDAHLDLRDELDGTPYSHGCVTRRVLETVEDVVIIGARSGDREQYEIAAERTQLYTADMVRERGIGAVLREVREHVAERRIYLSIDADAIDCCLTPGLGTPEPFGMTPLEIREVVRALAPHAAGFDYVEVAPNDSGQTAAVAAQMVREFIARHWVAGR, from the coding sequence ATGCACGAGCTCGCCCATCTCCATTTTGCGGATGCAGATGCATCGTATGAGGATGCCCGCTACGCCATCTTCGGCGTCCCCTACGACGGTACGACGTCGTTTCGACCGGGGACGCGGTTTGGGCCCCGGGCAATCCGGGAGGTCTCGTTCAACTTCGAGTCCTACGACCCCGCGACCGGGATAGACTTCTTCGAGGTGCCGGTGACGGACCTCGGCGACCTTGCGGTCTCCCGGCTGCCGGAGGAGGTCGCCGGAGAGGTGGCCGACGTCACGGCCGATATCGTCCGGGACGGCAAGGTGCCGGTGATGCTCGGCGGCGAGCACACCGCGACGGTCGGCGCGGTCAGGGCCGTCCGGCCGGATGTCTATGTCGTCTGCGACGCGCACCTGGATCTCCGGGACGAACTGGACGGGACGCCCTACAGCCACGGGTGCGTCACCCGGCGCGTCCTTGAAACGGTCGAGGACGTCGTCATCATCGGCGCCCGGAGCGGCGATCGCGAGCAGTACGAGATTGCTGCGGAGAGAACGCAGCTCTATACCGCCGATATGGTGCGCGAGCGGGGCATCGGCGCCGTCCTCCGGGAGGTCCGGGAGCACGTCGCGGAGAGGAGGATCTACCTCTCGATAGACGCCGACGCGATCGACTGCTGCCTCACCCCGGGCCTCGGGACACCCGAGCCGTTCGGGATGACGCCGCTCGAGATCCGGGAGGTCGTGCGTGCCCTCGCGCCGCACGCCGCGGGGTTCGATTACGTGGAGGTCGCTCCGAACGATTCCGGGCAGACGGCGGCGGTGGCGGCGCAGATGGTGCGGGAGTTCATCGCGCGGCACTGGGTTGCCGGGCGGTAA
- a CDS encoding flagellin, giving the protein MKRQFNDNAFTGLEAAIVLIAFIVVAAVFSYVVLGAGFFTTQKSQEVVHTGVSQASSSMEIVGYVYGIGDKTNQQLTSIKFAVANTAGGTAIDIKQMVITYVDEDHHDVLQYQSNATSTLGTGNWTVTARYNSDDSAADMLLEPGEQFELQVAVPNPGVNKAFSVNLQPAAGAVFPIHKTVPPAVEPYNLLP; this is encoded by the coding sequence ATGAAGAGACAATTCAACGATAATGCATTCACCGGCCTTGAGGCGGCGATCGTGTTGATCGCCTTCATCGTCGTGGCCGCAGTCTTCTCGTACGTGGTGCTCGGCGCCGGCTTCTTCACGACCCAGAAGAGCCAGGAAGTCGTCCACACCGGCGTAAGCCAGGCAAGCTCCAGCATGGAGATCGTCGGCTACGTCTACGGAATTGGAGACAAAACTAATCAGCAGTTGACATCCATCAAGTTTGCCGTTGCGAACACTGCCGGTGGAACGGCCATCGACATCAAGCAGATGGTTATCACATATGTGGATGAGGATCACCACGATGTGCTGCAGTACCAGAGTAATGCGACTTCAACTTTAGGTACTGGCAACTGGACAGTCACGGCGCGGTACAACTCCGACGACAGTGCAGCCGACATGCTCCTCGAGCCGGGCGAGCAGTTCGAACTCCAGGTGGCCGTCCCGAACCCTGGAGTAAACAAGGCATTTTCGGTGAACCTGCAGCCGGCCGCCGGTGCCGTCTTCCCGATCCACAAGACGGTCCCACCTGCCGTCGAGCCGTACAACTTACTCCCCTAA